The genomic segment GTGGTCTTACCTTCACCAGGCTCTGTAGAAGTAATAACGATTAGACGTGAGTTTAATCCCTTGACAGGTGCAATGAAGGAGAGATTTGAGCGAACACGTCGGTATTCCTCAGCCACCAGCGAGCTAGGAGCAGAAGTAACCACCGGCGCCGCCTGTTTAACCACATCTGTGTCTGGGATTGAGCCCAACAGCGGAGCATTAGTAATATTCTGCAGGTCTCGAACCGAGCTGAGTCGGGTATCGGTCATATCTTTGACCAGTGCAGCGAGGATGCCAACGATGATGCCAAGCACAATACCAATTAATAGGTTCAGTTTGATATTAGGAGAGCTTGGGCTATCAGGAAGAGTTGCCTTTTGCACTACTGCGAGCTTCACTGGTGAGTTGGATGATGAATACAACGATGATTTAATGGTGTTGCTAAGTGACTCAGCAACACCATTAGCAATCTTCTGCGATTGTGCGGCGTCGTCCGTCTCAACTGAGATATCTACAAGCATGGTGTTCGTCGGATTAGTGACCGTGATCAATTCACCAAGATCCTTCACAGACATATCGAGATTGAGATCCTTGATGACTGGCTCCAACACAGCCTGAGTGGTAGCAAGACTCGGATAAGACTTGATCTGAGTGGCTATATATGAGCCTGCGGTGTTTATTGATGAAATGTCTTGCGATGACGAAGAAGTGTCATCGTAGCTGGCGAAGAGCTCTGACGATGCGGTGTACTTTGGCGTGGCCGCAAGAGAGTAAAGCAGCAACAAACCAACTACTAGCACGAAACCG from the Bifidobacterium sp. genome contains:
- a CDS encoding polysaccharide biosynthesis tyrosine autokinase produces the protein MSTKSGTDYNQELPSVGSSNYSGLNVTDLFGIVSKRILFFLTGFVLVVGLLLLYSLAATPKYTASSELFASYDDTSSSSQDISSINTAGSYIATQIKSYPSLATTQAVLEPVIKDLNLDMSVKDLGELITVTNPTNTMLVDISVETDDAAQSQKIANGVAESLSNTIKSSLYSSSNSPVKLAVVQKATLPDSPSSPNIKLNLLIGIVLGIIVGILAALVKDMTDTRLSSVRDLQNITNAPLLGSIPDTDVVKQAAPVVTSAPSSLVAEEYRRVRSNLSFIAPVKGLNSRLIVITSTEPGEGKTTTSVNIAAAFAENGSKVLLIDADLRHPSVATKVGLEEAVGLSHVLSGQANVADAVQRYWKANFHIMPAGPKPPNASLLLNSSTMEAMVMQALRQYDYVIIDTTPMTIAADAGMFGRMGNGVVMVVGRGICDKKDLGTTLQQLHNVEVPVIGTVLNYAEQSKKHHGNYYYYDTEGKRQQRQQRRTDKR